The proteins below are encoded in one region of Limnohabitans sp. 63ED37-2:
- a CDS encoding cyanophycin metabolism-associated ABC transporter produces the protein MSSVLSSASWRSVVPDEWQAEVQSRLQPDENASAWVLVDLNTALKFHKIALILTDRRILTATLSEKNWQSWPLAQGQSLRQSDHAGVGQLELSDAQGRLAVWRFTLGLQEAVFRWVAQFEAQQSHRAQIQGGVPAELQGRPMQSAHVVVCPVCQAGMSEDDDECPVCSREDLNPPSTWTLLKIWRFARPYKRSLLVGFLLTLASTAATLVPPYLTMPLMDEVLIPYQNGADIDPGLVSLYLLGLFASGLLAWGLGWAKTYILALVSERIGSDLRTTTYEHLLKLSLEYFGGRRTGDLIARIGSETDRINVFLSLHLLDFATDVLMILMTAIILFYINPTLALVTLLPLPFIGWLIHVVRERLRTGFEKIDRVWAEVTNVLTDTIPGIRVVKAFAQEDREAQRFKDANLHNLQVNDRLNRVWSLFSPTVTLMTEIGLLVVWGFGIWLVSDDQITVGVLTAFLAYIGRFYSRLDGMSRIVSNTQKAAAGAKRIFDILDHVSSVPEPLNPVALPPQVKGHITVRDADFRYGNRAVIRQLNLDIQPGQMIGLVGHSGSGKSTLVNLICRFYDLSEGAIELDGNDIRQLKVADYRRQIGLVLQEPFLFFGTIADNIAYGKPDATREEIVAAARAAHAHEFILRMPQGYDSLVGERGQGLSGGERQRISIARALLINPRILILDEATSAVDTETEKEIQKALDNLVRGRTTIAIAHRLSTLRKADRLVVMDKGVVVEEGTHDALMASQGAYWRLYEAQQRQAEAEAVLGGSDEDKKVSA, from the coding sequence ATGTCTTCAGTACTTTCTTCTGCATCTTGGCGTTCGGTTGTGCCGGACGAGTGGCAAGCAGAAGTGCAATCGAGGCTGCAACCCGATGAAAACGCTTCAGCATGGGTTTTGGTTGACCTCAACACGGCACTGAAGTTCCACAAAATTGCCTTGATTTTGACCGATCGGCGTATCCTTACTGCCACTTTGAGTGAAAAAAATTGGCAAAGCTGGCCCTTGGCCCAAGGTCAAAGCTTGCGCCAGTCGGACCACGCCGGAGTTGGGCAGCTCGAGCTCAGTGATGCGCAAGGGCGTTTGGCCGTTTGGCGTTTCACTTTGGGCCTGCAAGAGGCGGTTTTTCGGTGGGTAGCGCAGTTCGAAGCGCAGCAAAGCCACCGAGCCCAAATCCAAGGCGGTGTGCCCGCCGAATTGCAAGGCAGACCGATGCAGTCGGCCCATGTGGTGGTGTGTCCGGTATGCCAAGCGGGCATGTCTGAGGACGATGACGAGTGCCCCGTCTGCAGCCGTGAAGACCTGAACCCACCGTCCACCTGGACCTTGCTCAAAATCTGGCGCTTTGCTCGGCCTTACAAACGTTCTTTGTTGGTGGGTTTTTTGCTGACGCTGGCCTCGACCGCGGCCACCTTGGTGCCGCCTTACCTGACCATGCCGCTGATGGACGAGGTGCTGATTCCTTACCAAAACGGGGCCGACATCGATCCGGGTTTGGTGTCCCTGTACCTGCTGGGTTTGTTCGCTTCGGGTTTGCTGGCCTGGGGCCTGGGCTGGGCCAAAACCTACATCCTCGCGCTGGTGTCCGAGCGCATCGGATCCGATCTGCGGACCACCACCTACGAACATTTGCTCAAGCTCTCGCTGGAGTATTTTGGCGGGCGCCGCACCGGCGATCTGATCGCCCGCATTGGCAGCGAAACCGACCGCATCAACGTCTTCTTGTCGCTGCACCTGCTGGACTTTGCCACCGACGTGCTGATGATTTTGATGACGGCCATCATCTTGTTCTACATCAACCCCACTTTGGCGTTGGTGACCTTGTTGCCGCTGCCCTTCATTGGCTGGTTGATCCATGTGGTACGCGAAAGACTCCGTACCGGCTTTGAAAAAATCGACCGTGTTTGGGCCGAGGTGACCAACGTGCTGACCGACACTATCCCTGGCATCCGGGTGGTGAAAGCCTTTGCGCAGGAAGACCGTGAAGCGCAGCGCTTCAAGGATGCCAACCTGCACAACCTGCAGGTCAACGACCGGCTCAACCGTGTTTGGTCATTGTTCTCGCCCACGGTGACGTTGATGACCGAGATCGGCTTGCTGGTGGTCTGGGGCTTTGGCATCTGGTTGGTGTCGGACGACCAGATCACCGTCGGTGTGCTGACCGCTTTTTTGGCCTACATCGGGCGCTTTTACAGCCGCCTCGACGGCATGAGCCGAATTGTCTCGAACACCCAAAAAGCTGCCGCTGGGGCCAAGCGCATTTTTGACATCCTGGACCACGTCTCCAGCGTTCCTGAGCCACTCAACCCTGTGGCTTTGCCGCCCCAGGTCAAAGGCCACATCACGGTGCGCGACGCGGACTTTCGCTACGGCAACCGCGCCGTGATCCGCCAGCTGAACCTCGACATCCAGCCCGGCCAGATGATCGGTCTGGTGGGCCACAGTGGCTCAGGCAAAAGCACGCTGGTCAATTTGATTTGCCGCTTTTACGACCTCAGCGAGGGCGCGATCGAGTTGGACGGCAATGACATTCGCCAGCTCAAAGTCGCCGACTACCGCCGTCAGATTGGCCTGGTGCTGCAAGAGCCGTTTTTGTTCTTCGGCACCATCGCCGACAACATCGCCTACGGCAAGCCCGACGCCACCCGCGAAGAGATCGTGGCCGCAGCCCGCGCTGCGCATGCCCACGAGTTCATTTTGCGCATGCCCCAGGGCTACGACTCGCTGGTGGGTGAGCGCGGTCAAGGCCTGTCGGGTGGCGAGCGCCAGCGCATTTCGATCGCGCGGGCTTTGCTGATCAATCCGCGCATCCTGATCCTGGACGAGGCCACTTCGGCGGTGGACACCGAGACCGAAAAAGAAATTCAAAAAGCGCTGGACAATCTGGTGCGCGGGCGCACGACGATTGCCATCGCGCACCGTTTGTCCACCTTGCGCAAGGCCGACCGTTTGGTGGTCATGGACAAGGGCGTGGTGGTCGAAGAGGGCACCCACGACGCGCTCATGGCGTCTCAAGGTGCTTACTGGCGCCTGTACGAAGCGCAGCAGCGCCAAGCAGAGGCCGAGGCGGTGCTGGGCGGCAGCGACGAGGACAAGAAGGTGAGCGCATGA